The genome window TCGGAAGTCGAACCCGGCGAAGCAATTAACCAACGATGGCCTCCTTCGGCTCCCTTCTTGTTGCCCGTCGCTGACGGAACTCACTCTGAGCTTCTGTTCATCCATCGACGATTCCGGCCTCGCCTTCCTTGCGTCGTGCCCGAATCTCAGATCCGTGGAGCTCAATTTTGCACCAGCAATCACTTGTGCTGGGATTCTATCGCTCGTCGTTGGGTGCAAGAATCTTTCCGCTCTTCATCTCAATCGCTGCAATAAAGTGAGCAGTGACGAATGGCTGGAGTACCTCGGCAAGTTTGGGAAGCTGGAGGACCTCTCGATCAAGAACTGCAGGGGTATCAGCGAGGACGATCTCATCAAACTGGGGCCTGGGTGGAGCAATCTGAAGCGATTGGAGGTCGAGGTGGACGCGTGCCACAGGCAGTCCAAGGTCTACGAGAGATCATCGGTGGACAAATGGGCGAGGCATCAGAGCCGCTACAAGAATCTGCGGGAGCTGCGGTTGGTCAACTGCAGCGTAGCTCCGGGGAGAGGGCTGTCGTGCTTGTTGGGGGGATGCGAGGCTCTGGAGAGGCTTCGCTTGGACATGTGCGTGGGGGTGAAGGACACCGACATGGTGGCATTGGCCGGGAAGTCGAAGAACCTGAGAAGCATCTCGATTGGCCTCCATCCCCAGTACATGGCGCCTGTGCTGCTGAGCAATCCATTGAGACTGACCGACGAGAGCCTGAGGGCAATAGCCGCGGGGTGTTCGAAGCTGGAAGCCTTGGAGCTATCCTTCTCGGATGGGGAGTTCCCATCCTTGTCGTCTTGCTTCAGCCAGGGCGGCGTCCTGGCGATGATCCAGAGCTGTCCGATTCGTGTTCTGGCACTGGATGCTGCTTGCTTCTTCGACGACGGTGGGATGGAAGCCCTTGGTCGTGCTCCCTACCTGCACACGCTGAAGCTTGCCGAGTGCCAGGGAGTGACGGATGTGGGGATGCAGCAGCTCCTCCGACGCTTTCCACGCCTAACCAGTCTGGAGCTCCGTAAATGCGTGGGGGTGACGGACTTGGGGTTGAAGCCGCTGATTGGTTCATGCAAACTGGAGTCACTGACGGTGCAAGGCTGCCCTCGGATATCGGAGGAAGGTGTCCGAGGGGCAGCAAGGACTGTCTCTTACGAGCAGGATTCGCCATGGATCCATTGAAGAATCATCGTCAGGTGCTCGGTTCAACGGCAAGGAGGACTCGTAATTCTAGCAAAGACCGAGGCATCAAAGGCGACACCATTGACTGCGCCACTCGAAGCGAGCTGTACATGGTTTTTTTACTTGGACATTGAAGTGGTACTTTGTATCTTTAGGCTTAGTGTTGCAGGTCATAGGGGCAGTGCCTACAGGAAATTGTttgttttcatttaaattcattGTGGCTTTATTAATGCGAAAAAGGTTCTTTTTCTCTCAACTTTTTTTAAAGCAATTCTTTTCTCTCAACTTTGTAGCATCCAACAAAATAAGCAGCGGTGGTTGCTGTGAGCTAAAGTGCATGACCGCTTTCATAAACTAATTGATGGTCAAGTCCATGACAGCCACTTTCATGCTCGACTGCTTTTATCATTGCCTGAGCACAATCTTATCCACATAATTCGACAGTGAGGCAACGATCCCATACATCAATTCATTCTCTAAAGATGTGCTAATCATCCATATGCTCAAGTCCAATATACTTGACAATTAACAACAAACTCAACATACTTCAGCtcgaattaataaataataatatactgATGAACTTATTTGGGCTGCAAAGAGTAACTTTTAACAATTACCTACAATTTATTACATATAAAGAGTAACCTAGCAATAAGTTCCGAGCCGAACATAAAATAGACCATTAGACAAAGCTTACTTCTCCTTTTGTCTATTAGTGCACTGGCAGCACTATGTACTGAACGATGACAATGTTTGCAGATAATGGTACATTCAACTTAATTAATTTGGGCCATCTTCACTAATTACACATATTTCTATAGGCAATACTGCCAATTGTACATGCAAGAATATTCAACGAGGTCTTGCTAGTGTTAGATAATGTGATCTAAACCAGATTTAGTCTCAGACCAGTCCGGTGCTGCCAAACAGACTTCCAATGAAGAGACCAATGATGGATCGCCGGCCAAATATTGTAATGTATAAAATCTTCCGAGGGATTTACTAATTTTCAACAGCTTTTCTAACAAAAGGGAACCGATCAGCCCAATCACAATACGCTGCAAGGAGGAACAAAAGATGCACCTTGTAAAACAACCTTTAATTTGGAGACAAAACCTAATAAAGTAGCACCAACTGTACAGTCCGAACAAGaaacatcaagatatatatgtaaaatataaaGGCAAAACAAACTATTAGCTAAATCAAGTGTTCAAGGTATATCTGTAGaataaagataaaactaattaatagtTAAATTAAATGTTCAACAAACCtgaaataatgatttgatgaAGATCCGACTGGTCTTTAAAATCCTCACTTATTTCACCCTGCACCAATTCAAATAGGATATGAAAGCACTTCTCAAATTAAACAATGACATCAAGATCAACAAAAATACCCTACAACTGAACCTGGTTTAAACTTCTGACAATGAGATGAGACAACTTCTCAAAAGAGCTCTGATCAAAATTCCATTGGTTTAGAAGAGATTCCTCAGATGTTAAATCAAACACCAATGAGCAAATGCTTGAAGCCATCATCACGACAGATGGATCCTTGCAGTTCTCTTACGAGTGCAAAAGGAGGTAAAAGAATCATATCACATAATGTTTATAgatataataaaaagaaataaaaatcaatTCTTAGCATAAGCCATATGAACATTTCCGCATGAACATAAAAGGtataaacaaaatattatattatacaaATTCATTCAGTATTCTAAGTAACGATTTAGTAACTACCCACTCAAATCCCAGTAGATAACATCATTTTTTTATGTCAACAGGAGAATTAACACAATTAATTAGAAGGAATACTAGTAGAAGCAAATGAACCAGTATTAGTATCTGCGGATGGACAAAAGTTGCTCAATAGCGATCAAGATGCATCCTATGCtcgaatttgagctccaaaatggaTCCATCTGGAGTATGAACTACATCCATCACTTATTTTCTAAATGAATAAATTGGTAACGATGAGAATACAACAGGTGTAAATTTAAAAATTGCATTATCCAATTAGcaagaaaaagaggaaagaatAAAGTTACATATGAAGTTCTTTTTGAGGGTTTATGGGGTACATATGTATTTGAATGGCTTTTCACAATCATTAATGGTTTTAACATTTTGGGCATGCTAACTCGAACAGATGAACTGGATTAGTAGGTTGCTTGGATCATTTCGCATTTATAGGTTCCATGTTTTTCTTTTCTGTGTTAGCATAGCACACTGAAACCTTGTGATAATAAACTCCGTTGGTTCACCAATAGTTTATATTATGAGTCATATTACATGATAGGGCTGAAGAAAGTACCAGTCCAAAAGATCAATGCATGTAACAGATTGACAAATTGAGACCCCTCTATCCAAACTTCAAGTTCCTTTCGCTGTGTCAGGATAACCCCAAAAATCATTAAAGTTGACAAACTGAAAATATAACCATGACTAATTACAAGTGAAAACTAGAGGTGCAAAGTAACTTACATTTAACAGGAGATTAAGGATGGTATCACAAGCCAAAAGCACTCTATCACTAATATTAACCATCTTGCCATTACTTCCAACCATGTTCACAAGGCATTCCACTATCTGATAATGTCAAGAGAAATACGATTTATCTCCAGAGTATTAAACTGAAAATGACAGCAAAGCAATATTATCTCATTGTTCAGATGGTCAGAATTACATCTCATGTACAGAGTACTAATTTTACAATGACAGTAAAAAACAACACTGGTCTCATTGTTCAGGTAGATCTACATGTTAAAGGCTTAGATAATCATACATGTAAACTATGCATACAAAATAACCAAAATGTGTAAGCCGACATGAAAAGTGTAGAATGTACTGCAGGTTGCCAATAAACTACTTATAATTAGGTCTGAAGAGGGTTTCGATATTTGTGGTGGTATTACATGGTTACATACAACAGTAGACAACAATGCTCCAAATGTGAATTAAAACACCATTTCATTGTCACACAATATGAGAAAACACACATGCATATTTTGTTTATCTCTTGAAATTTCTATGGCACATCAGTAATGTCAGTAGTAATTCTACTGTAAATAAATGAGACAGATTTCTATGGATCAACATATTCGAGCAAGAGCAACACTTGTAATTAGCACATGAACTCACTATGATTGAAGAACTAGGAGTGAAGTGAAGGCCAGAACATCAATCATAGAAACAAATAGAAATTAACATACAATACCGATGGTTAGATCCATACAGGATGAAACTGCATCTGTGATAATAACCATCACACGTAAGAGTGACCAGCTACAAGAGAACTCATCATTTAGTCAATTAGTGTCAATGTTAAATACATCAAAGATCCAAAAGAATCTTAAATGTAGAACCTCTAACAAGAGTAAGATGTAGAAACATCACAATCATAATTATATAAGAAGTTgcttttaaatttattaaaagtACAAAAAATTGTAAACAAAATATTACAAAAATTAAGGAAATAAATGTTCAATATGTACAGTTGATCTTATCACAAATTATTGAATTAAAGTATAAAGAAAGTATTAAAACTTCCTGAAGTATCTGATAGTGCAAGTAGCCAGATATGGCAAAAGCTCCAAAAATCATGTGTCTCAGAATATCATTGGCACATTGCAGTATTATGAGAACAATGTAAAAAAAACGAAAGACAAGGAGTTCATTTAGCTGCATTGACTGAAACGAAATTAAAAACATAAAGAATATATGTTGTAACTGGTATGTAACAAATTCAAGCGCACCATTTTATGTCCACCAACTGAAGCCAATGCCTTGCACCCATCAATGTCCACGGTTAATTGGCACAACATTGGAAGCAAGAAGCAGACGGAGTAGAAGGGACTACGATTTAGTAACAATATGCAACAATCAGCAATGAACTAAAAATATATCTTGAGTACTAACATAAAAACCAGAAAAGAGAATTAAACCTTGATTCCTCTTCACCTTCAATTGATAGAAGATATCCTAACAAATCTCGGGTCTTTTCCTTACATGCAGTGGGTGCCTCTGCAAGATAGCTGGAAAAGACATTATATTCAGAAAAAAGTTGATATAATATAAGATCATGGACGTCACCAAGATAGCAAAACAAAATAGACAGCTACACTCCTAAAGGCCACACATTTTTTCAAGCATTTGTGTAACTTTATGTAAAAAAAACTGCAGGCAATCAAGTAAAAAGTGGTAAATAGTTGCATAAGTGAAATCAGTTAAAAGCACTTGCGAGCATTAACTACTTCATACTAATATGAGGACAACAAAATCTTTGAATGACCATTGATAACTTATCCCATCTTATCACAGACCTTATTTTATTACAGGTTTCAACTTGGTGTTTGAATGAATTTGTTTTATTATATGAATCCAATTACAATCTATATTTGATGTTTCAGAGAGAATGTCAAAGTAAAATACCTTCCATTTTATTTCAAAAACTCAGCTTAATCAATAGTATTAAATTGGCATTAGATTGGAATCCAGCAATCTCTGGCATACCATACGAATGTCAATCTAGTAAAAATTTTTCTACTAAATTCTCTATCTAGATTTTAAACATCCATAACAGCAAAACAATTCCACACACAATAAAGTAGCTACAGTAGATGAGAAGATGGCTTAAATATCCATCGACTAGAAGACAACTGAACAAAACACAAGCAAGACAATTAACACCATATGTCTAGCTGCAGCATTGAAGTTCAAGGTTGCTAATACAATTAGAAAAAGGAAAAGCCAATCATACCTTCCTATTATTCGGACTGCTGCCAACAGGTCATCTCCCTTTATTTGACCATGATCCTACATAAGATCAACCGGATTAAGAAATTAACTATTTCAACCCTAGCCTAGGAAGAGACTATAATCACCTTTGAGTCTTGCAAAAAATCCAGAACCAAATCAATTGTCTCATTGAGTCCCAAAATCATCTTTGTCAGAGTGCTCTCTTTGACGGAAGGATCTGCCAGAAAAAGAAAGGGCGGACGCTCATAAATCCAAAAGAATTCCTAGAAACCAAGAATCTATTAGGATAAAGTACAAGTACAAGTTTTAACGCATGTGCATGAAAAGTGCAAATTGTCTCAGCCTCAGGTACAGCTGATGCTATGTAAAACCTTATTCAGGAGATTCAAGCTTGTTGATCTACACTCCTTGAAATGCCTCCATAAGAAAATCATGATAAATGAATCCTGTTTATCTAACTGTAAGCTCATCAAAAAATAAACAGTCAAATTTATGATATATTGTTTGTTTTTTCATACCAAGCATCATTACTTCTAACACGGGGCACTTAAGAGGGTACAAACTCACATCAACTGTTGGTTCATGGAATTATGCTGTTGAGTGACTAGAATAGTCAAAATTATCGATCAACCTGAGACATCCTTTTTTTCCATCGATCATACTTGGTTTTTTTTCCTGATCAGTATATCATATACTTACCACAAGATGTATTATACCAGTCTATTAACCAGTCAGTACTATCATGTTATCCTTGAGATCTGTTATGATAATGTCACAATGCTTCTTATATcaggaaaaaaaaattcttggATAAAACAGATATTAGTGCCCTACCTACTCACGAATTCAACATCAACACATTTTTCAACTCTTCTTATGAAAATTCATGTATTAGAAAAAAAGAGTCTCTACTCCAGAACTAaaccaatatttttttaataaggatACATATCAGTTGGTCTGTATAATATGTACCAACCTCTACGGTCAGGTACCAAGCCTTGGTCAGACCAGTAAATATCAGTCAGTATGGTGCATACCAACCAGGCAACCAGTATTTGATTCTTTGCTGTTTGGATCTCTATCCATGCTTTCAAGCCTATAATACaataaaaaaaacaagaaattGGTAGCATAGCACTAGCTATGCAACTGTCAGTGCAACACACAGAAACAAGTAGCAAGCTAGCAACTACAGACACTAGTCTCACAATCCTTGTTTCAGTAGCAAGACATTGTATGTCATAAGTCCCAACATCTTGTATGTTGGTGCTATAACAAAAAAGACACCTGGTTGATTGAATTTAActatttaaaagataaaattgCAATCACATATATACAAAGAGCAAGAGAGCCCAGATCTATATAAATTCATCCCCTCAAAAACGTAGGATCCATTatcaaaaaaaaagatatttttatagtattatatgtatatgtatatgtatatgtatatatgtgtatatatatatatgtatatatatatatatatacacagataCATacgtatgcatgtatatatatatacatatacatatataaatatatatatacatatatgtacatatatgtatgtatatatacatatgtatatatatatacatatatatatatacatatatatatatatacatatacatatccatatatatgtgtgtgtgtgtgtgtgtgtgtgtatccaGAGGCATAAGCAATTCTCTCAAGAGAAACTATTATTTATTACAATTCTGTGTTGTGATAATAAACAACAAATAAACTAATTGAAACAAGTACTAAAAAAACCAGGAAGAATAACTCTATATGGTGGATAAGAGTTTTTCGAAAATAACAGCCATAAATTAGATAACAAGCTAACTATTAGCCAACTACAGATGTACCTTTTGCCCCACTGACAGTTGACATAAGTTTAATGATCTTCTCCATCAAAGAAAATAATATAGCCAAAGATCGCTGCTTCTGAAAGATTGTTCCTGCAGCATCGGAAGAACTTCTGGAAGCTTCATATTTTAAGTAGGCCAGCTCATTAAGAAGAACAGCAACTTCTACCCTTGAGGACTCGAGTACAAGCAATACAAACCTAAAAGCAActcaagataataaaaaaatgatgttACCACTTAAAAGAGGTTCCCCTGGGAAACCAAAGACATTGTTGCTCTTACTTGTCAACTGGCATCGGTTCCTGGTTATGATGCAATCTTGTGTGTTCCAGCAGCCAGTTTACCCCAAGTATAGACATCATTAAATCAGCCAGAAGAAGGGCTTGGAGCTTTTCAGTAGAAACTACAagtttgaaaatatatattaatcattAATTTTCCCTTAACAGTTATACTTGATGTTTACTTTCTCAATGGGCCAATAGTGTGTGAcaacaataattataaaaattaatccaGCTAACATGATGGACAGGGAGAAAATAGGGGAAAGAATGGTGAGGAGGAATTCAAGAAGTTCGATTTTGTGTAGTGTAAGTATCAAAATCTGTAAAGCAGTGATGCAAACATACCAACTCGGTTTTGAAGTATTTCGCTAATGCCAATGCGTATTTGACTTGCCCAAATATCAGTTGATATTGACCTTAGAGCTTCATGAAGTGgcttcaaaataaaaaagtataGATATGTTCACAAAATTAGTGTATTTGACATAACTTCAAATCATAAAATAAgaacaaaaaatcaaaataaatcaaCAAGAAGCTGGCTTCATCAGTGAGCCAATGATGAATGAAGCAATTAAAGTAAAACtattataaattttcaataaCAAAACAGCAAAAGATCCCCAACAAAATGTTTCAAAGTGACGTTACAGGAAGGAAGAATGAGGTGCAGCAACTTCACCTATTATTGTATCTTTCATTTGTTTTACAAGTCTATATGTCAAACAATAAATAAGATGGTTGCAACAAATTAGAAGACAATTAATGGTGGCAACCACTGAATTCATGTAATTTTCCCCATAGATGTTCCAGTCAGATTATCTTACCATACAGGAATAGGAAATATGTACTATTTACTGATACTACATGATATTCAACATGCAGCACTCTTCAAACATGAGAGACGCATGAGTAACTGGACTACAAATATGAGAGATGAATGAGTCATTAGACTAAAAACATGGGAGACAGCATGAGTAACTAGGCTATGTTTATATTCTTTTTGCTGATTTTCACTTCCATTTATTCACTTATTGCTATTTCCTCCATTCTCTCAGTGTGGACAGCAGATGTGGACGGCAACAAACAGGACATTAAAAATTCTTTATTTTAGTTAATTTTCATTAGGATAGTTAAAGATAATTATTTAGATTTAGTGACTGCTAATATACCCAGTCACTGTAGCAAACAGTTGCAACATCAAgataaagaaaaattaactttGTACATTTCACATGATTTAATATAGCTATTAATTGATCATGTAAATTCACTTGCTTTCCAATCATAATCttgtagagttttttttttttcaagtcgaCCATAAAGGCAAAAAGCACCATAAGGGTGGAGCAATGTCAGGTACCAAAGAAGGTCCAAAGCAAGAAAAACAGTCTAGCCCATAGTGCGAGTGGCCAATTAGATTCCACTACagatattatgatttattttaagTTTAATTGATGGTAGTTATgcctttagaatataattagatgTATAAGCCTGAAGATGCAAATCCTTACCAACTAATTAGAGATTGATTCCAGTGTAATTGACATAGATATGTAAATCATGGTCAGTTTCTTCAATGCAACATGGATTATAATGACCTATCAGAAACAAAACAACTAACCAGTAGTGACACTCAGAGGCATCAGTCTTCTGAACAAGCACAAATAGGCATATGCTGTCATACCAATGTTATCCAAATGCATTCAAAACTTTCATTTGTTTCTAACTGTTCTACATATGTAAC of Musa acuminata AAA Group cultivar baxijiao chromosome BXJ2-3, Cavendish_Baxijiao_AAA, whole genome shotgun sequence contains these proteins:
- the LOC103976935 gene encoding uncharacterized protein LOC103976935 isoform X2; its protein translation is MESTGPSLDDCLKLLRGQRDEQKLAGLLLAAKFCQGGDTASVLKVYEAVGARFLQRLLMTGMGKGASGVKSGEEQEAFLRLSITLLAALCRVPEIASSEEMNSQIPHVAEITSTSSDPFIVEECYEFLLLVAAASENGLVKFYESGVMGMLAPHISTLTDGSRSLEFAMQLQQLVVNRLSDDLLNDENLRGMLAMVTSVARQFAVLQNIHKFDALHMLTTLLSSNYIPLHEALRSISTDIWASQIRIGISEILQNRVVSTEKLQALLLADLMMSILGVNWLLEHTRLHHNQEPMPVDKFVLLVLESSRVEVAVLLNELAYLKYEASRSSSDAAGTIFQKQRSLAILFSLMEKIIKLMSTVSGAKGLKAWIEIQTAKNQILVAWLVCTILTDIYWSDQGLVPDRRDPSVKESTLTKMILGLNETIDLVLDFLQDSKDHGQIKGDDLLAAVRIIGSYLAEAPTACKEKTRDLLGYLLSIEGEEESSPFYSVCFLLPMLCQLTVDIDGCKALASVGGHKMIVECLVNMVGSNGKMVNISDRVLLACDTILNLLLNRKELEVWIEGSQFVNLLHALIFWTDGSILELKFEHRMHLDRY
- the LOC103976935 gene encoding uncharacterized protein LOC103976935 isoform X3; translation: MESTGPSLDDCLKLLRGQRDEQKLAGLLLAAKFCQGGDTASVLKVYEAVGARFLQRLLMTGMGKGASGVKSGEEQEAFLRLSITLLAALCRVPEIASSEEMNSQIPHVAEITSTSSDPFIVEECYEFLLLVAAASENGLVKFYESGVMGMLAPHISTLTDGSRSLEFAMQLQQLVVNRLSDDLLNDENLRGMLAMVTSVARQFAVLQNIHKFDALHMLTTLLSSNYIPLHEALRSISTDIWASQIRIGISEILQNRVVSTEKLQALLLADLMMSILGVNWLLEHTRLHHNQEPMPVDKFVLLVLESSRVEVAVLLNELAYLKYEASRSSSDAAGTIFQKQRSLAILFSLMEKIIKLMSTVSGAKDPSVKESTLTKMILGLNETIDLVLDFLQDSKDHGQIKGDDLLAAVRIIGSYLAEAPTACKEKTRDLLGYLLSIEGEEESSPFYSVCFLLPMLCQLTVDIDGCKALASVGGHKMIVECLVNMVGSNGKMVNISDRVLLACDTILNLLLNRKELEVWIEGSQFVNLLHALIFWTENCKDPSVVMMASSICSLVFDLTSEESLLNQWNFDQSSFEKLSHLIVRSLNQGEISEDFKDQSDLHQIIISAYCDWADRFPFVRKAVEN
- the LOC103976936 gene encoding F-box/LRR-repeat protein 14 — encoded protein: MGFLMEDVPEELLVDIVNRLEQTADRNSVSLACKRLCAIDGEQRHFLKVGSGVHAATEALTSLCMRFPNIKKLEIDSSGRKSNPAKQLTNDGLLRLPSCCPSLTELTLSFCSSIDDSGLAFLASCPNLRSVELNFAPAITCAGILSLVVGCKNLSALHLNRCNKVSSDEWLEYLGKFGKLEDLSIKNCRGISEDDLIKLGPGWSNLKRLEVEVDACHRQSKVYERSSVDKWARHQSRYKNLRELRLVNCSVAPGRGLSCLLGGCEALERLRLDMCVGVKDTDMVALAGKSKNLRSISIGLHPQYMAPVLLSNPLRLTDESLRAIAAGCSKLEALELSFSDGEFPSLSSCFSQGGVLAMIQSCPIRVLALDAACFFDDGGMEALGRAPYLHTLKLAECQGVTDVGMQQLLRRFPRLTSLELRKCVGVTDLGLKPLIGSCKLESLTVQGCPRISEEGVRGAARTVSYEQDSPWIH
- the LOC103976935 gene encoding uncharacterized protein LOC103976935 isoform X1, producing the protein MESTGPSLDDCLKLLRGQRDEQKLAGLLLAAKFCQGGDTASVLKVYEAVGARFLQRLLMTGMGKGASGVKSGEEQEAFLRLSITLLAALCRVPEIASSEEMNSQIPHVAEITSTSSDPFIVEECYEFLLLVAAASENGLVKFYESGVMGMLAPHISTLTDGSRSLEFAMQLQQLVVNRLSDDLLNDENLRGMLAMVTSVARQFAVLQNIHKFDALHMLTTLLSSNYIPLHEALRSISTDIWASQIRIGISEILQNRVVSTEKLQALLLADLMMSILGVNWLLEHTRLHHNQEPMPVDKFVLLVLESSRVEVAVLLNELAYLKYEASRSSSDAAGTIFQKQRSLAILFSLMEKIIKLMSTVSGAKGLKAWIEIQTAKNQILVAWLVCTILTDIYWSDQGLVPDRRDPSVKESTLTKMILGLNETIDLVLDFLQDSKDHGQIKGDDLLAAVRIIGSYLAEAPTACKEKTRDLLGYLLSIEGEEESSPFYSVCFLLPMLCQLTVDIDGCKALASVGGHKMIVECLVNMVGSNGKMVNISDRVLLACDTILNLLLNRKELEVWIEGSQFVNLLHALIFWTENCKDPSVVMMASSICSLVFDLTSEESLLNQWNFDQSSFEKLSHLIVRSLNQGEISEDFKDQSDLHQIIISAYCDWADRFPFVRKAVEN